Proteins co-encoded in one Solea senegalensis isolate Sse05_10M linkage group LG8, IFAPA_SoseM_1, whole genome shotgun sequence genomic window:
- the trip12 gene encoding E3 ubiquitin-protein ligase TRIP12 isoform X1: MSNRPNSNPGGSLRRSQRNTAAAQPQDHTVAGRLQSEQVKHKANSPPESRRPNSKASKATASTATGQSRGHSSRSRTSLTQSVASFVLQDDSEAAGTSEQERPGHQSKSEGTRGLKRSEAPDQISTFAPTPAKKPKSLPPPRENTSENKKGPAKSKKRSLASEPPASSGRGQSKKSGPTGASSGQKRKKVDSLPGLSSAAGSLPNRTEGRTVKPTKLASKSAASAKAGCSNVTDSSSSASTSSSSSTTGTNSSTTQGARVKQGKDQTKARRSRSASSPSPRRSTREKEQAKSASSSKFEWAARFNPKVNLPKPKLSLPGSSKTETSKPGPSGLQAKLASLRKSTKKRSESPPAELPSYRRSTRQKNTGSCASTSRRGSGLGKRGAADARRQEKMADSDNNQDGANSSAARTDEASQGASASSSVAGAVGMTTSGESESDDSEMGRLQALLEARGLPPHLFGPLGPRMSQLFHRTIGSGASSKAQQLLQGLQATGDESQQLQAAIEMCQLLVMGNEETLGGFPVKSVVPALITLLQMEHNFDIMNHASRALTYMMEALPRSSAVVVDAIPVFLDKLQVIQFIDVAEQALTALEMLSRRHSKAILQAGGLASCLLYLEFFSINAQRNALAIAANCCQSITPEEFHFVADSLPLLTQRLTHQDKKSVESTCLCFARLVDNFQHEENLLQEVASRDLLTNIQQLLVVTPPVLSSGMFIMVVRMFSLMCSNCPCLAVQLMKQNIAETLRFLLCGASNGSCQEQIELVPRSPQELYELTSLICELMPCLPREGIFAVDLMLKKGSAQTTEGAIWQWRDDRGLWHPYNRIDSRIIETAHQNGEDEISLSTLGRVYTIDFNSMQQINEDTGTARGIQRKPNPLANPNTGSHQEVRREDARAQLMKEDPELAKCFIKTLFGVLYEVYSSSAGPAVRHKCLRAILRIIYFADAELLKDVLRNHAVSSHIASMLSSQDLKIVVGSLQMAEILMQKLPNVFSVYFRREGVMHQVKNLAESETFLVTSPPKACPSGTASLCTTTISTASTTSANNATPDLGSPSFQHSMDDSLDLSPQGRLSDVLKRKRLPKRGPRRPKYSPPRDDDKVDNQDNPLPGFFTAKSPTSTQSPKSSFLASLNPKTWGKLGTQANNANSEPSRTAGVSGLARAPPKDSISNNRDKIKAWIKEQASKFVERYFNSENVDGSNPALNVLQRLCTATEQLNLQVDGGMECLLEISSIVSESDVSSFEIQHSGLVKQLLVYLTSNTDRDLLSRDVRLKRFLHVFAGCPVPGMEPVSRLDPTENGPYLALVHKMNSCLSQMEQFPVKVHDFPSGNGNGSRGSQALKFFNTHQLKCQLQRHPDCTNVKQWKGGPVKIDPLALVQAIERYLVVRGYGRIREEDEDSDDDGSDDEIDESLAAQFLNSGSVRHRLQFYIGDHLLPYNMTVYQAVRQYSLQAEEERESTDDEANPLGRAGIWTKTHTIWYKPVREDEDGSKDAVGGKRGRAQTAPTKTSPRNAKKQDELWHDGVCPSVINPLETYLTSEPPETITFDDPSLEVNLLLRVLHSISRYMFYLYDNAACKEIISTSEFINSKLTAKANRQLQDPLVIMTGNIPTWLIELGKTCPFFFPFDTRQMLFYVTAFDRDRAMQRLLDTNPEINQSDSQDSRVAPRLDRKKRTINRDELLKQAESVMQDLGSSRAMLEIQYENEVGTGLGPTQEFYALVSQELQRADLGLWRGEEVTLANPKGSQEGTKYMFSSRGLFAVPFGRTTKPAHIAKIKMKFRFLGKLMAKAIMDFRLLDLPLGLPFYKWMLRHEMSISSHDLVNIDPSVAKSIQHLEDIIRQKKRLEQDQSQTRETLQQALESLNMNGCSVEDLGLDFTLPGFPNIELKKGGKDVPVTIYNLEEYLRLVVYWTLNEGVSRQFESFREGFESVFPLHHLQYFYPEELDQLLCGSKSETWDVKTLMECCRPDHGYTHDSRAVRFLFEVLSSFDAEQQRLFLQFVTGSPRLPVGGFRSLNPPLTIVRKTFESTENPDDFLPSVMTCVNYLKLPDYSSIEIMREKLLIAAREGQQSFHLS; the protein is encoded by the exons ATGTCCAACCGGCCTAATTCCAATCCAGGGGGGTCACTGCGCCGTTCACAGAGGAACACTGCTGCGGCCCAGCCACAAGACCACACAGTCGCAGGAAG GTTGCAGTCTGAGCAGGTAAAACATAAAGCAAATTCCCCACCTGAAAGTAGAAGACCTAATTCTAAGGCTTCCAAAGCCACAGCCAGCACAGCCACTGGCCAGTCCAGAGGGCACAGCTCAAGAAG CAGAACCAGTCTTACTCAGTCCGTGgcttcatttgttttgcaaGACGACTCGGAGGCTGCAGGAACATCTGAACAAGAGAGACCAGGCCACCAGTCAAAGAGTGAAGGCACCCGAGGGTTAAAACGAAGCGAAGCTCCTGACCAAATAAGTACCTTTGCACCAACCCCTGCCAAGAAGCCCAAATCACTCCCACCACCCCGAGAAAATACCTCAGAAAACAAGAAAGGCCCAGCAAAGTCCAAGAAGAGATCACTTGCTTCAGAACCACCTGCATCGTCAGGTCGTGGTCAGAGCAAGAAGAGCGGGCCCACTGGGGCCTCATCAGGCCAGAAACGGAAGAAAGTGGACTCTCTCCCCGGTCTAAGTAGCGCCGCTGGGTCCCTCCCCAATCGCACAGAGGGCAGAACTGTAAAACCCACCAAGCTGGCGTCTAAATCGGCCGCCTCAGCCAAAGCTGGGTGTAGCAACGtgacagactcctcctcctctgcctccacttcttcctcttcttccaccACAGGCACCAACAGTTCCACCACGCAGGGCGCCAGAGTCAAACAGGGAAAAGATCAGACCAAGGCACGTCGCTCTCGCTCAGCCTCAAGCCCCTCCCCACGCCGCAGTACCCGTGAAAAGGAGCAAGCAAAATCTGCCAGTTCTTCAAAATTTGAGTGGGCAGCACGCTTCAATCCCAAAGTTAACTTGCCAAAACCCAAACTGTCCTTGCCCGGATCATCCAAAACTGAGACCTCCAAACCTGGGCCCTCAGGATTACAAGCTAAACTAGCAA GTTTGAGGAAATCCACTAAGAAGCGCAGCGAGTCTCCTCCAGCAGAGCTCCCCAGCTATCGGCGGAGCACACGCCAGAAGAACACGGGCTCCTGTGCCAGCACCAG TCGGCGGGGCTCAGGCCTAGGCAAGCGCGGGGCAGCCGACGCTCGCCGGCAGGAGAAAATGGCCGACTCCGACAACAATCAGGATGGGGCCAATTCCTCAGCCGCTCGCACTGATGAGGCATCACAGGGGGCTTCAG CTTCAAGCTCAGTTGCTGGAGCAGTGGGCATGACCACCTCTGGAGAAAGTGAGTCTGATGACTCTGAAATGGGAAGACTCCAAG CTCTATTGGAGGCCAGGGGACTCCCCCCACATCTTTTTGGGCCCCTGGGACCCCGCATGTCTCAGCTGTTTCACAGGACCATAGGCAGTGGAGCCA GCTCCAAAGCTCAGCAGTTACTGCAGGGCCTGCAGGCTACAGGTGATGAGTCTCAGCAACTTCAAGCAGCTATTGAGATGTGCCAGCTGCTGGTAATGGGCAATGAGGAGACACTTGGTGGATTCCCTGTTAAGAGTGTGGTGCCTGCTTTG ATTACATTGTTACAAATGGAGCATAACTTTGATATT ATGAATCATGCCTCTCGTGCACTCACGTATATGATGGAGGCACTGCCTCGGTCCTCTGCTGTGGTGGTGGATGCTATTCCTGTCTTCCTGGATAAG CTTCAGGTGATCCAGTTCATTGACGTAGCAGAGCAGGCCCTGACTGCCTTGGAAATGTTGTCAAGGCGACACAGCAAAGCCATTTTGCAGGCT GGTGGACTTGCTTCCTGCCTCCTCTACCTAGAGTTCTTTAGCATCAATGCTCAGAGGAATGCTTTGGCCATTGCAGCCAACTGCTGCCAAAGCATTACTCCAGAAGAGTTCCACTTTGTAGCTGATTCCCTGCCACTGTTGACGCAGAGACTCACACATCAG GATAAAAAATCAGTGGAAAGcacttgtctttgttttgccAGACTGGTGGACAACTTTCAACATGAAGAG AACCTGCTTCAGGAGGTGGCATCACGGGACCTGTTGACCAACATTCAGCAGCTGCTGGTAGTGACCCCTCCTGTACTCAGCTCGGGGATGTTTATCATGGTGGTGCGCATGTTTTCCCTTATGTGCTCCAACTGCCCCTGCCTGGCAGTCCAGCTTATGAAACAGA ACATAGCCGAGACTCTGCGTTTCCTTTTATGTGGTGCATCTAATGGCAGTTGCCAGGAGCAGATTGAACTGGTACCCCGGAGCCCCCAGGAGCTCTATGAACTGACCTCACTCATATG TGAGCTGATGCCCTGCCTACCTAGAGAGGGGATTTTTGCTGTTGATTTAATGCTGAAGAAGGGTAGTGCTCAGACGACCGAGGGTGCGATCTGGCAGTGGAGGGATGACCGCGGACTATGGCATCCTTACAACCGTATTGACAGCCGCATCATTGAG ACAGCCCACCAGAACGGAGAGGATGAGATCAGCTTGTCAACTCTGGGCCGTGTCTACACAATTGACTTCAACTCTATGCAGCAGATAAATGAAGACACAGGAACAGCACGCGGCATACAGAGAAAACCAAATCCTCTTGCCAACCCCAATACAG GGAGTCACCAGGAGGTTCGTCGAGAAGACGCTCGAGCCCAGTTGATGAAGGAAGACCCAGAGCTGGCCAAGTGCTTTATCAAAACTCTGTTTGGGGTCTTGTATGAGGTTTACAGCTCATCAGCTGGCCCTGCTGTGAGACACAAGTGCCTTAGAGCCATCCTCAGGATCATCTACTTTGCTGATGCTGAGCTGCTGAAGGATGTGCTTAGGAACCATGCTGTGTCCAG TCACATTGCCTCCATGCTGTCCAGCCAGGACCTGAAGATTGTAGTAGGTTCTCTGCAAATGGCTGAGATCCTCATGCAGAAGCTGCCTAATGTCTTCAGTGTCTATTTCAGAAGAGAAG GTGTAATGCACCAGGTTAAAAACCTGGCAGAGTCTGAGACCTTTCTAGTCACTAGTCCCCCTAAGGCTTGCCCTAGTGGTACTGCCAGTCTGTGCACTACCACCATCAGCACTGCATCGACCACATCTGCTAATAATGCTACTCCAGACCTGGGCTCACCCAGTTTCCAGCACAGCATGGACGACTCACTGGACCTCAGCCCACAGGG GCGGTTAAGTGATGTCCTGAAGAGAAAACGACTACCTAAAAGAGGGCCAAGAAGACCCAAATACTCTCCCCCAAGAGATGATGATAAAGTTGACAATCAGG ATAACCCTCTGCCTGGGTTCTTTACAGCCAAGAGCCCTACCAGTACTCAGTCACCCAAATCTTCCTTCTTGGCCAGTCTCAACCCCAAGACCTGGGGTAAGCTGGGCACCCAGGCCAACAACGCCAACTCTGAGCCCTCACGCACAGCTGGGGTGAGTGGCCTGGCAAGGGCCCCTCCCAAGGACTCAATTTCAAATAACAG AGACAAAATAAAGGCCTGGATCAAAGAACAGGCAAGTAAGTTTGTGGAACGCTACTTCAACTCAGAAAATGTGGATGGCAGCAACCCCGCACTGAATGTACTCCAGAGACTTTGCACAGCCACTGAGCAGCTCAACCTGCAG GTGGACGGTGGTATGGAATGTCTGCTGGAGATTTCAAGTATTGTATCGGAATCTGATGTGTCCTCATTTGAGATCCAGCACAGTGGGTTGGTGAAGCAGCTCTTGGTTTACCTGACCtccaacacagacagagacttgTTGAGTCGTGATGTGCGGTTAAAGAGGTTCCTCCATGTGTTCGCTGGCTGTCCG GTTCCAGGAATGGAGCCTGTTAGTCGTTTAGACCCAACAGAGAATGGGCCTTACCTGGCACTGGTGCACAAGATGAACAGTTGTCTTAGCCAAATGGAGCAGTTCCCTGTCAAAGTGCATGACTTCCCTAGTGGCAACGGCAATGGCAGCAG AGGTTCTCAGGCACTGAAGTTCTTTAACACACATCAGCTCAAGtgtcagctgcagagacaccCAGATTGCACTAATGTTAAACAGTGGAAAGGCGGCCCTGTGAAGATCGACCCCCTGGCCTTGGTGCAAGCCATCGAGAGATATCTCGTTGTGAGAG GGTACGGCCGAATTAGAGAAGAGGACGAAGACAGTGATGACGATGGTTCAGATGACGAAATCGATGAATCACTG GCTGCGCAGTTCCTGAATTCTGGCAGTGTGCGACATAGACTACAGTTCTACATTGGCGACCATCTGCTACCATACAACATGACAGTATATCAAGCTGTACGACAGTACAGTCTTCAggcagaagaagagagggagtcGACTGATGATGAGGCCAACCCGCTGGGGCGAGCTGGCATCTGGACCAAAACGCACACAAtatg GTATAAGCCTGTgagggaggatgaggatggcAGCAAAGACGCTGTGGGTGGAAAGAGGGGCCGTGCCCAGACTGCTCCCACCAAAACCTCACCTCGTAACGCCAAGAAGCAGGATGAGCTGTGGCATG ATGGTGTATGTCCCAGTGTCATCAATCCCTTAGAGACATACCTCACTTCGGAGCCACCAGAGACCATAACCTTTGATGACCCCTCTCTAGAGGTCAACCTGCTGCTGAGGGTCCTGCACTCCATCAGTAGATACATGTTCTACTTGTATGAT AATGCTGCGTGTAAGGAAATCATCTCTACCAGTGAGTTCATTAACAGCAAGCTGACAGCCAAAGCTAACCGTCAGCTACAAGACCCTCTGGTCATCATGACAGGGAACATCCCTACATGGCTCATCGAGCTTGGAAAAACCTG TCCCTTCTTCTTCCCCTTTGACACCCGGCAGATGTTGTTCTATGTAACTGCTTTTGATCGTGACAGAGCCATGCAGCGCCTACTGGACACAAATCCTGAGATCAACCAATCAGATTCTCAGGACAGCAGAGTTGCACCACGTCTCGACAGGAAAAAG AGGACGATAAATCGAGATGAGCTGCTCAAACAGGCCGAGTCTGTGATGCAGGACCTCGGTAGCTCCAGGGCCATGTTGGAGATTCAGTATGAGAATGAG GTCGGAACAGGTCTTGGTCCAACTCAGGAGTTCTATGCTCTGGTATCTCAAGAACTCCAGCGGGCTGACCTCGGCCTGTGGAGGGGCGAAGAAGTCACTCTGGCCAATCCTAAAG GAAGCCAAGAGGGAACTAAGTATATGTTCAGCTCCAGAGGACTGTTTGCAGTTCCCTTTGGCAGAACAACCAAACCAGCACATATAgccaaaattaaaatgaagttcCGTTTCCTAGGAAAACTAATGGCCAAAGCCATTATGGACTTCAGACTG CTGGACCTGCCCCTGGGTCTGCCATTTTATAAGTGGATGCTGCGACATGAGATGTCTATAAGCTCCCATGACCTTGTGAATATTGACCCCAGTGTGGCCAAGTCCATCCAGCACCTGGAAGATATTATCCGCCAGAAGAAGAGGCTGGAGCAGGACCAATCACAG acGAGGGAGACACTACAGCAGGCGCTGGAGAGCCTGAACATGAACGGCTGCTCAGTGGAGGACCTGGGTTTGGACTTCACCCTCCCAGGATTCCCAAACATTGAGCTGAAAAAAGGCGGCAAAGATGTCCCAGTTACAATCTACAACCTGGAGGAGTACCTCAGG TTGGTGGTGTACTGGACTCTAAATGAAGGAGTGTCCAGACAGTTTGAGTCGTTTAGGGAAGGGTTTGAATCGGTCTTCCCTTTGCATCACTTGCAGTATTTCTATCCAGAGGAG CTTGACCAGTTGCTGTGTGGCAGCAAATCAGAGACATGGGATGTCAAGACGCTGATGGAGTGCTGTCGACCGGACCACGGCTATACGCATGACAG CCGTGCTGTTCGGTTTCTGTTTGAGGTGTTGAGCAGCTTCGATGCCGAACAGCAGAGACTTTTCCTGCAGTTTGTTACAGGAAGCCCCAGACTGCCCGTCGGAG GTTTCCGGAGCCTGAATCCCCCTCTGACAATTGTGAGGAAGACGTTCGAGTCGACAGAGAACCCGGACGACTTCCTCCCCTCAGTCATGACCTGCGTCAACTACCTGAAGCTGCCTGACTACTCCAGCATAGAGATCATGCGAGAGAAACTGTTGATTGCGGCTCGAGAAGGCCAGCAGTCTTTCCACCTTTCCTGA